A window of Thalassophryne amazonica chromosome 21, fThaAma1.1, whole genome shotgun sequence contains these coding sequences:
- the hlx1 gene encoding H2.0-like homeobox protein, with translation MYTAGLNPFYASSFSLWSAYCAGSFAVDPVKKPSFCIADILQAADGADGGPGSSALVMHVAHHHHHHQQQQQHQHRAQGHSGSSPLRPSPVAPDASVFSARSNPASPYHRHGLQLTSVSRTTFNSQQAPPPSSKDLKFGIDRILSTDFDQKHKDKSSLRDLTSIVSPSHQSGLHIPIQTPASQYFSSMDPTTGDASSMISCLGGIGGSNRPSGPHQFQDTFPGPYAVLTKDTMPQTYKRKRSWSRAVFSNLQRKGLEKRFEIQKYVTKPDRKQLAAMLGLTDAQVKVWFQNRRMKWRHSKEAQAQKDKDKEEQEDKRPQEALKERAESDCDSDGRSECDSDEPQEEEEEEEEEDEEGDGSGHLDVCDHNKTSVIMSGSSAEPPCAEPPCTDTSAIVI, from the exons ATGTACACGGCCGGGCTCAACCCGTTTTACGCGTCAAGCTTCAGCCTTTGGTCCGCGTACTGCGCGGGGAGCTTCGCTGTGGATCCGGTGAAGAAACCCTCGTTCTGCATCGCTGATATTTTACAGGCTGCTGATGGGGCGGACGGCGGGCCGGGATCGTCGGCTCTTGTGATGCACGTGGcgcaccaccaccatcaccaccaacagcagcagcaacaccaACACCGTGCGCAAGGGCATTCCGGGAGCTCGCCGCTGCGGCCTTCTCCGGTTGCGCCCGACGCGTCGGTGTTCAGCGCGAGGTCGAATCCGGCGTCTCCGTACCACCGACACGGACTACAGCTGACCTCCGTCTCCAGGACGACGTTTAACTCCCAACAAGCTCCTCCGCCTTCCAGCAAGGACCTCAAATTCGGAATTGATCGGATATTGTCCACAGACTTTGATCAAAAACATAAAGACAAGTCCTCCCTGAGAG ACCTCACGTCCATCGTCAGCCCGAGCCATCAGTCAGGGCTCCACATCCCCATCCAGACGCCGGCCAGCCAGTACTTCTCCTCCATGGATCCCACCACGGGCGACGCCTCCTCCATGATAAGCTGCCTCGGCGGCATCGGTGGCAGCAACAGACCGTCGGGGCCACATCAGTTCCAGGACACCTTCCCAG GCCCGTATGCCGTCCTCACCAAAGACACGATGCCGCAGACGTACAAGAGGAAGAGGTCGTGGTCGAGGGCGGTGTTTTCAAACCTGCAGAGAAAAGGTCTGGAGAAAAGATTTGAAATCCAGAAGTACGTCACCAAGCCGGACAGAAAACAGCTGGCGGCGATGCTCGGGCTGACTGACGCTCAG GTGAAGGTTTGGTTCCAGAACCGGCGCATGAAGTGGAGACACTCCAAGGAGGCGCAGGCCcaaaaagacaaagacaaagagGAGCAGGAAGACAAACGTCCGCAGGAGGCCCTCAAGGAGCGGGCGGAGTCCGACTGCGACAGCGACGGCAGGAGCGAGTGCGACTCCGACGAgcctcaggaggaggaggaggaggaggaggaggaggacgaggAGGGCGACGGCTCCGGACATTTGGACGTTTGCGATCACAATAAAACCAGCGTGATCATGAGCGGGAGCAGCGCGGAGCCGCCGTGCGCGGAGCCGCCGTGCACGGACACCTCCGCCATCGTcatataa